In the genome of Chelonia mydas isolate rCheMyd1 chromosome 26, rCheMyd1.pri.v2, whole genome shotgun sequence, one region contains:
- the LOC102943321 gene encoding major prion protein homolog isoform X1, with protein MPPGIPWGRVPSLDSGPLQRSCPCRSSLTTWTPSYSRLITMGRYQITCWVVILFVVMWSDVSLSKKGKGKGGGGGSTGGNRYPSNPGYPQNPSYPRNPSYPHNPGYPPNPGYPPNPGYPRNPSYPHNPGYPPNPAYPPNPAYPPNPGYPRNPSYPHNPGYPGNPGGGGQHYNPAGGGTSFKNQKPWKPDKSKTNMKAVAGAAAAGVVVGGLGGYALGSAMSGMHLNFDHPDERQWWNENSNRYPNRVYYKQYDDRSVPEGRFVRDCVNITVTQYNIDPNENQNVTQVEVKVMTHVIQEMCVQQYQQYQLASGVSLLLSDPSLMLIIMLVIFFVMH; from the exons ATGCCTCCGGGCATCCCCTGGGGACGGGTTCCTTCCCTTGACTCAGGGCCCCTGCAGAGATCATGCCCCTGCCGCTCTTCCCTAACGACCTGGACCCCCTCTTACTCTC gactaatcacCATGGGGAGGTACCAGATAACCTGCTGGGTAGTCATCCTTTTTGTTGTGATGTGGAGCGACGTTTCCCTTTCCAAAAAAGGAAAGGGTAAAGGTGGAGGCGGTGGGAGCACAGGAGGCAACCGCTATCCCAGCAACCCTGGCTACCCCCAAAATCCTAGCTATCCCAGAAACCCTAGCTACCCCCATAATCCCGGCTATCCCCCCAATCCCGGCTATCCCCCCAATCCCGGCTATCCCAGAAACCCTAGCTACCCCCATAATCCCGGCTACCCTCCCAATCCTGCCTATCCTCCTAATCCCGCCTACCCCCCCAATCCCGGCTATCCCAGGAACCCTAGCTACCCCCACAATCCCGGCTACCCCGGCAACCCTGGTGGTGGTGGACAGCACTACAACCCGGCTGGTGGCGGAACAAGCTTCAAAAACCAGAAGCCCTGGAAGCCTGATAAATCCAAAACCAACATGAAAGCTGTGGCAGGAGCGGCAGCGGCCGGCGTGGTGGTGGGCGGCCTAGGCGGCTACGCCCTGGGAAGTGCAATGTCAGGAATGCACTTGAATTTCGACCATCCTGACGAGCGCCAGTGGTGGAATGAGAACTCCAATCGCTATCCCAACAGGGTGTACTATAAGCAGTACGACGACCGCTCCGTTCCAGAGGGAAGGTTTGTGCGGGACTGTGTGAATATCACCGTGACCCAATACAACATTGATCCCAATGAAAATCAAAACGTGACCCAGGTAGAAGTTAAAGTCATGACGCACGTGATACAGGAGATGTGCGTACAGCAGTATCAGCAGTACCAGCTGGCCTCTGGCGTCAGTCTACTCCTCTCTGACCCATCGCTCATGCTGATCATCATGCTTGTCATTTTTTTTGTAATGCATTAA
- the LOC102943321 gene encoding major prion protein homolog isoform X2, translating into MGRYQITCWVVILFVVMWSDVSLSKKGKGKGGGGGSTGGNRYPSNPGYPQNPSYPRNPSYPHNPGYPPNPGYPPNPGYPRNPSYPHNPGYPPNPAYPPNPAYPPNPGYPRNPSYPHNPGYPGNPGGGGQHYNPAGGGTSFKNQKPWKPDKSKTNMKAVAGAAAAGVVVGGLGGYALGSAMSGMHLNFDHPDERQWWNENSNRYPNRVYYKQYDDRSVPEGRFVRDCVNITVTQYNIDPNENQNVTQVEVKVMTHVIQEMCVQQYQQYQLASGVSLLLSDPSLMLIIMLVIFFVMH; encoded by the coding sequence ATGGGGAGGTACCAGATAACCTGCTGGGTAGTCATCCTTTTTGTTGTGATGTGGAGCGACGTTTCCCTTTCCAAAAAAGGAAAGGGTAAAGGTGGAGGCGGTGGGAGCACAGGAGGCAACCGCTATCCCAGCAACCCTGGCTACCCCCAAAATCCTAGCTATCCCAGAAACCCTAGCTACCCCCATAATCCCGGCTATCCCCCCAATCCCGGCTATCCCCCCAATCCCGGCTATCCCAGAAACCCTAGCTACCCCCATAATCCCGGCTACCCTCCCAATCCTGCCTATCCTCCTAATCCCGCCTACCCCCCCAATCCCGGCTATCCCAGGAACCCTAGCTACCCCCACAATCCCGGCTACCCCGGCAACCCTGGTGGTGGTGGACAGCACTACAACCCGGCTGGTGGCGGAACAAGCTTCAAAAACCAGAAGCCCTGGAAGCCTGATAAATCCAAAACCAACATGAAAGCTGTGGCAGGAGCGGCAGCGGCCGGCGTGGTGGTGGGCGGCCTAGGCGGCTACGCCCTGGGAAGTGCAATGTCAGGAATGCACTTGAATTTCGACCATCCTGACGAGCGCCAGTGGTGGAATGAGAACTCCAATCGCTATCCCAACAGGGTGTACTATAAGCAGTACGACGACCGCTCCGTTCCAGAGGGAAGGTTTGTGCGGGACTGTGTGAATATCACCGTGACCCAATACAACATTGATCCCAATGAAAATCAAAACGTGACCCAGGTAGAAGTTAAAGTCATGACGCACGTGATACAGGAGATGTGCGTACAGCAGTATCAGCAGTACCAGCTGGCCTCTGGCGTCAGTCTACTCCTCTCTGACCCATCGCTCATGCTGATCATCATGCTTGTCATTTTTTTTGTAATGCATTAA